From Alloacidobacterium dinghuense:
CTCCGTTCTCGAAGGCACAAAGGCGACGCAGTCGGTTCCTGCCAAGAAGTAACCCCACTCACTCTTAGTTGCTCAAAAGGCAGGCCACAAGCCTGCCTTTACTATTTGCAGCGCTAGCTCTGTTACCATCACGCTCACAGACCAACTAAGGATTCCCACCAGTGAGTTCCAAGAACCCGCTTTATCTTCTCCTTGCCTTTTCGACCATCGCGCTTCTTCCCATTCAGGCACAGACGTCGTCTTCCAAGGAAATTGCCGTGCATGCCGGGCGGGTAATCGACGTGCGTAGCGGCAAAGTTACCTCTGACGCCTACATCCTGATTCAGGGGGAACGCATTCAAGCCATCAGCACCAGTGCGCCCCCGGGTGATGCCGTAATAGACATGAGCAGGTATACCATCGTGCCGGGGCTTATCGATTGCCATGCACACATCCTTTCCGATCCGACGACGCAAACAGCCGGCAAATACCTGATGACGTCAGCGCCGCAAGCGACTGTGCGAGGCGTTGCCAACCTGCAAGTATGGCTGGCTCATGGATTCACTGCCCTGCGGGATGCGGGGGAAGAGTATCCATCCTATCCGCAGTTCGCCCTGCGTGACGGCGTTGCCAAGGGACTCATCACCGGGCCACGCATTGTCGCTGCGGGGAGTTTCGTCTCCGTTACAGGTGGACATGGGGATGGCGATCTCCTCTCGCCGGATAAGCCGGGCCTTGAGCAACCCAACACGGTAGACACCGTGGACGATGTGAGCCGCATCGTGCGCCGCGATATCAAGTACGGAGCGGACTGGATCAAGCTCATGGCCACTGGCGGCGTGATGGACCCGATCAGTGACTACCGCGTGCA
This genomic window contains:
- a CDS encoding metal-dependent hydrolase family protein, with product MSSKNPLYLLLAFSTIALLPIQAQTSSSKEIAVHAGRVIDVRSGKVTSDAYILIQGERIQAISTSAPPGDAVIDMSRYTIVPGLIDCHAHILSDPTTQTAGKYLMTSAPQATVRGVANLQVWLAHGFTALRDAGEEYPSYPQFALRDGVAKGLITGPRIVAAGSFVSVTGGHGDGDLLSPDKPGLEQPNTVDTVDDVSRIVRRDIKYGADWIKLMATGGVMDPISDYRVQELSDEQMARAVEVAHRAGRKVMAHAEGTIGIKAAIRAGVDSIEHGTMLDDEGAQMMAQRGTWLVPTLYCFQHDLETGLSKGRDPRSMAKGIDIVKEQGPAFRRALKYHLKIAYGVDDADVDESVSKEFGALVRGGMTPLEALQAATINGATLLSLDKDMGTIEPGKYADLVAVSGDPLTDITVMERVAWVMKSGSVVKPLAQ